Proteins encoded in a region of the Streptomyces sp. PCS3-D2 genome:
- a CDS encoding helix-turn-helix transcriptional regulator gives MPRSSNDKQPRDYVVDGAWPNAALAPDAPVSAYYGQSLSRNLARAMSSTGHTLRSLAAATGLTHSTISRVLNGRVMPDSGTLARLEASFGFQIWPGPAALPPAPPES, from the coding sequence ATGCCCCGGAGCAGCAACGACAAGCAGCCGCGCGACTACGTCGTGGACGGCGCTTGGCCCAATGCCGCTCTCGCTCCTGATGCTCCGGTCAGTGCCTACTACGGCCAGTCCCTCTCCCGGAACCTCGCGCGGGCCATGTCCTCCACCGGACATACGCTGCGCAGCCTCGCGGCAGCGACCGGCCTGACCCATTCGACGATCAGCAGGGTGCTCAACGGCAGGGTCATGCCGGACTCGGGCACGCTCGCCCGCTTGGAAGCGTCCTTCGGTTTCCAGATCTGGCCCGGGCCGGCGGCGCTGCCGCCCGCGCCGCCCGAGTCCTGA
- a CDS encoding ImmA/IrrE family metallo-endopeptidase: MVRTTWGLGNAPAPNMVHLLEAHGVRVFPLAPDYAEVDVFAVWRGRTPFVFLNTMKSAERSRFDAAHEFGHLVLHGTDRECAGPEAERQANDFASAFLMPASSVLGHMPTGAHVDQILKGKAIWNVSAMALTYRMHDLGLLTDWQYRSACTELSQRGYRKAEPECMKKRETSQVLTKVFQGLRFTGM; this comes from the coding sequence ATGGTCCGCACGACGTGGGGGCTGGGGAACGCCCCGGCACCGAACATGGTGCACCTACTGGAGGCGCACGGCGTCCGAGTCTTCCCGCTCGCGCCCGACTACGCGGAGGTCGACGTTTTCGCCGTCTGGCGCGGGAGAACCCCGTTCGTCTTCCTGAACACGATGAAGTCCGCCGAGCGCAGCCGCTTCGACGCCGCCCACGAATTCGGGCACCTCGTTCTGCATGGCACCGACCGCGAGTGCGCCGGCCCCGAGGCCGAGCGGCAGGCGAATGACTTCGCCAGCGCCTTCCTCATGCCCGCTTCGAGCGTGCTGGGCCACATGCCGACCGGGGCACACGTCGATCAGATCCTCAAGGGCAAGGCCATCTGGAACGTGTCCGCGATGGCCCTGACCTACCGCATGCACGACCTCGGACTACTCACCGACTGGCAGTACCGTTCCGCCTGCACCGAGCTGAGCCAGCGGGGCTACCGCAAGGCGGAGCCCGAATGCATGAAGAAGCGGGAGACCTCTCAGGTGCTCACCAAGGTTTTCCAGGGCCTGCGGTTCACGGGAATGTAG
- a CDS encoding serine/threonine-protein kinase: MPQEAISDRYELLEELSHGGMGDVWRGYDAVLDRPVAVKLIRQASVTSPQLAEEFAKRFRREARITARIQHPGVPQVYDAVLDASYERLFLVMELVDGVPLSAYLDPGRPLPVSWAAAVAAQVATVLSYAHDVPVIHRDLKPGNILVARDGTVKVLDFGIAAILRTDVTKLTATGSPIGTHQYMSPEQVRGGRITPQTDLYALGCVLHELLSGRLAFEADSEYMLMYQHVNAAPTPLRQLRPDVPEALEELVLHLLRKAPEARPADTQEVYARLLPFLPPPGQEPGTTDAGPAGAPDPTGVFRRPFAPRARAQSPVPDDVPPTAVLPGARPVPVPAQLREDIKAAYAHSDALLEEERFAQAAEVLGEIIEPAALALGSESKAVLALRRQRAAIRLLGGDYRAALPEFEALSDAYARIAGPTGEQSRACRAQAARCRAELGQVTDALAALQGVLNVVRAVDSDVSEEAVELRHNIGMLLLAQGRAAEARQVLEPLHQDMCMVFGSDDEMTVEIAAALALIRLDLDGDAVG; encoded by the coding sequence GTGCCGCAGGAGGCGATCTCCGACCGTTACGAACTCCTGGAGGAGCTCAGCCACGGCGGCATGGGCGATGTGTGGCGCGGCTACGACGCCGTGCTCGACCGGCCCGTCGCCGTGAAGCTCATCCGGCAGGCGTCGGTCACCTCCCCGCAACTGGCCGAGGAGTTCGCCAAGCGCTTCCGCCGCGAGGCCCGCATCACCGCGCGCATCCAGCACCCCGGCGTGCCGCAGGTGTACGACGCGGTGCTCGACGCATCGTACGAGCGGCTGTTCCTGGTGATGGAGCTCGTCGACGGTGTACCGCTGTCCGCCTACCTGGACCCCGGCCGGCCGCTGCCGGTCAGCTGGGCGGCGGCCGTCGCCGCGCAGGTCGCGACCGTACTGTCATACGCGCACGACGTCCCGGTGATCCACCGCGACCTCAAGCCGGGCAACATCCTCGTCGCGCGCGACGGCACCGTGAAGGTCCTCGACTTCGGCATCGCCGCGATCCTGCGCACCGACGTCACCAAACTGACCGCCACCGGCAGCCCCATCGGCACCCACCAGTACATGTCGCCTGAGCAGGTGCGTGGCGGACGCATCACCCCGCAGACCGATCTGTACGCGCTGGGCTGCGTGCTGCACGAACTCCTCAGTGGACGACTCGCGTTCGAGGCGGACAGCGAGTACATGCTGATGTACCAGCACGTCAACGCCGCCCCCACCCCGCTGCGGCAGCTGCGGCCCGACGTCCCCGAGGCGCTGGAGGAGCTGGTCCTGCACCTGCTGCGCAAGGCGCCCGAGGCGCGGCCCGCCGACACGCAGGAGGTGTACGCGCGGCTGCTGCCGTTCCTGCCGCCTCCGGGCCAGGAGCCCGGCACGACGGACGCCGGGCCGGCCGGCGCGCCCGACCCGACGGGCGTCTTCCGTCGTCCTTTCGCGCCCCGCGCCCGCGCCCAGTCGCCCGTACCTGATGATGTGCCGCCCACGGCCGTCCTCCCGGGGGCCCGGCCGGTGCCCGTTCCCGCCCAACTGCGTGAGGACATCAAGGCGGCGTACGCCCATTCCGACGCCCTGCTGGAGGAGGAGCGGTTCGCTCAGGCCGCCGAGGTGCTCGGCGAGATCATCGAACCCGCGGCCCTCGCCCTCGGCTCCGAGAGCAAGGCCGTTCTGGCGCTGCGCCGCCAGCGAGCGGCCATCCGCCTCCTCGGCGGCGACTACCGGGCCGCCCTGCCCGAGTTCGAGGCACTCTCCGACGCCTACGCCCGCATCGCCGGGCCCACTGGCGAGCAGTCCCGCGCCTGCCGCGCCCAGGCGGCCCGGTGCCGCGCCGAACTAGGCCAGGTCACCGACGCGCTCGCCGCGCTCCAGGGCGTGCTGAACGTGGTGCGGGCCGTCGACAGTGACGTGAGCGAGGAAGCGGTGGAGCTGCGGCACAACATTGGGATGCTGCTGCTCGCCCAGGGCCGAGCCGCCGAAGCCCGGCAGGTCCTCGAACCGCTCCATCAGGACATGTGCATGGTGTTCGGCTCCGACGACGAGATGACCGTCGAGATCGCCGCGGCGCTGGCTCTGATCCGCCTGGACCTCGACGGCGACGCTGTCGGGTAA